A single genomic interval of Pirellulaceae bacterium harbors:
- a CDS encoding PEP-CTERM sorting domain-containing protein (PEP-CTERM proteins occur, often in large numbers, in the proteomes of bacteria that also encode an exosortase, a predicted intramembrane cysteine proteinase. The presence of a PEP-CTERM domain at a protein's C-terminus predicts cleavage within the sorting domain, followed by covalent anchoring to some some component of the (usually Gram-negative) cell surface. Many PEP-CTERM proteins exhibit an unusual sequence composition that includes large numbers of potential glycosylation sites. Expression of one such protein has been shown restore the ability of a bacterium to form floc, a type of biofilm.) yields the protein MRVPTLLFACVITAGVLTPLTVTAQAPNYSQDFSANFPIIDPETNGYVTVVLTNEDGDSIVPFADFAVPLMPAYTGRHQFGARTGGANANQEVSGVTSTYSLGGVDTVISYDVDPFPEIGGNNNYEPQEGFDEGLILLSEDGVNSVQSAVAWDQQYDGDYDTVQHDFAFRISGFADPANDQADGIGWSYLDSEQHDTVGAVGPGVSEEPNYSGSLGVGFDIWDNGNEGGNSISVHYNGRVLDSIAIDEGTTDPNTGDDWTFNSFETDEMITASIIVTPGQGGGITQPELIGGSPYSAWNKSGAAPSLVQVGGEASTEGYLRIAEESGSVANVVAFDYDGSEATADTVATFNFRGLTSPGSNRADGMAFLLVPTELYDDTGADLIDFGPHEEPNLAGALGVGFDTFNNDGADQDEPEGNPNVGNHISIHYDGEKLVQFDLDIDDFDLVTEDADVWHTAEVFVSGDQLTVVLTNGDDDSTVVVFDEAIDGLDQMGVVRPAFAARTGGAFDNYEVDNFTYNDGSVTKPGDYNGNGLLDADDLDMHASIGIANQDLEYDVNEDGQVNTADRVIWVNDLKNTWMGDADLNGQFDSGDLVTVFAAAKYETGQQATWGQGDWNGDLEFSSGDLVTAFSNAGYEGGERPGGPNPATAVVPEPSSIVLLLIGSLLMLRIRRS from the coding sequence ATGAGAGTGCCGACGTTACTTTTCGCCTGTGTGATCACGGCCGGGGTTTTGACACCCCTTACCGTCACCGCTCAGGCACCTAACTATTCGCAGGATTTTTCCGCGAATTTCCCGATCATCGACCCAGAAACGAATGGGTACGTCACCGTTGTTCTCACCAATGAAGATGGCGATTCAATTGTTCCCTTCGCCGACTTCGCCGTACCACTCATGCCGGCCTACACCGGACGCCATCAATTCGGCGCACGAACGGGCGGTGCAAATGCCAACCAAGAGGTTTCTGGTGTCACCAGTACCTACAGCCTGGGTGGCGTGGATACGGTTATTTCCTACGACGTTGACCCGTTCCCGGAAATCGGTGGGAACAACAACTACGAACCTCAGGAAGGCTTCGATGAGGGCTTGATCCTGCTGTCGGAAGACGGCGTAAACAGCGTTCAATCCGCCGTCGCTTGGGACCAGCAGTACGATGGCGATTACGACACGGTACAACACGACTTTGCTTTTCGTATCAGCGGGTTTGCCGATCCGGCCAACGACCAAGCTGACGGCATTGGCTGGTCGTATCTCGATAGCGAACAGCATGACACCGTTGGCGCAGTCGGCCCGGGTGTCTCTGAAGAACCCAACTACAGCGGTTCTTTGGGAGTCGGTTTCGACATTTGGGACAACGGCAATGAAGGCGGAAATTCGATTTCCGTACACTACAACGGTCGCGTCCTTGACAGCATTGCGATTGACGAAGGAACCACCGACCCGAACACGGGAGATGACTGGACCTTCAATTCTTTTGAAACGGACGAGATGATCACGGCTTCGATTATCGTCACGCCAGGGCAGGGTGGTGGTATCACTCAACCTGAACTGATTGGCGGATCTCCCTATTCCGCCTGGAACAAATCCGGTGCCGCACCGAGTTTGGTTCAGGTTGGCGGCGAAGCCAGCACCGAAGGTTATCTTCGGATCGCCGAAGAATCTGGTAGCGTCGCGAACGTCGTTGCCTTCGACTACGATGGCAGCGAAGCAACGGCAGACACCGTAGCAACTTTCAATTTCCGTGGCTTGACCTCGCCAGGAAGTAATCGAGCGGACGGAATGGCATTCCTACTCGTACCGACCGAACTTTACGATGATACGGGTGCCGATCTAATTGACTTTGGCCCCCACGAAGAACCCAATTTGGCGGGAGCCCTGGGCGTTGGCTTCGACACCTTCAATAACGATGGTGCCGATCAAGATGAACCTGAAGGGAATCCAAACGTCGGGAACCACATTTCTATCCATTACGATGGCGAGAAACTGGTGCAATTCGATCTGGACATCGACGATTTTGATCTTGTCACCGAAGATGCGGATGTTTGGCACACGGCAGAAGTGTTCGTCTCAGGCGATCAATTGACCGTCGTCCTGACCAACGGTGACGATGATTCAACGGTCGTCGTTTTTGATGAAGCCATCGACGGTCTCGACCAAATGGGTGTCGTGCGGCCTGCTTTCGCTGCTCGTACGGGCGGTGCCTTCGATAATTACGAAGTTGACAACTTCACTTACAACGATGGCTCGGTGACAAAACCAGGTGACTACAACGGAAATGGCTTGTTGGATGCCGACGATCTGGACATGCACGCCTCCATAGGCATCGCTAACCAGGATCTCGAATACGACGTCAACGAAGATGGTCAGGTCAACACGGCTGACCGCGTCATTTGGGTTAACGATTTAAAAAACACCTGGATGGGTGACGCCGACCTGAATGGCCAATTCGATAGTGGAGACCTCGTCACCGTATTTGCAGCCGCCAAGTACGAGACTGGCCAACAGGCAACTTGGGGACAAGGCGATTGGAATGGTGACCTCGAGTTCAGTTCCGGTGACTTAGTTACAGCTTTCAGCAATGCTGGCTATGAAGGTGGAGAACGACCCGGTGGTCCAAATCCAGCAACAGCGGTTGTCCCCGAACCTTCCAGCATCGTTTTGTTGCTGATCGGTTCGCTGCTAATGCTCCGAATTCGTCGATCGTAG
- a CDS encoding CRTAC1 family protein: MTNAMFPHRAPSFLVAGLSLLTIACWGCSHKASIDSTSSEPTKPTAPLFEEATDTLGVTFVHDPADHEQTYFMPKCVGSGAAFLDYDGDGLLDLYLLQNNGSETGKTNRLYRQTPTGFLDVTEGSGLGIAAYGMGVACGDVNNDGKTDVLLNNYGQAHLLLNRTEGTEPHFVDITDSCGLENRMWGTSTCFFDYNRDGLLDMLLVNYVNYDPSRKCRDGGGRPDYCGPDAFKGRVTRLFEHQGIDNDGNVKFVDVTIPSGLGEHAGPGLGVFCADFNADRWPDIFIANDGQANHLWINQKDGTFREEAVTRGVGYNSMGKTEADMGVAIGDVDNDGLFDIFVTHLTSETHTLWSQGPPGVFVDKTATSGLAAAAWRGTGFGTAMADLENDGDLDLIIANGRVDRISGSEMPTTEELPDFWRDYAERDQVMINEGNGEFVDRSADTPALSGLGSVSRGLACADFDNDGDMDLLVTRIADRPSLLRNVAKQAGHWLGIRAIDPQLNRDAYGAEVYVNAGDQRWMRWINPGYSYLSSNDPRAHFGLGEKVTIDSIEVIWPDGSKETFPGPAVDQYVTVRRGDGQSVE, translated from the coding sequence TTGACCAACGCAATGTTTCCGCACCGAGCTCCTTCCTTTCTGGTGGCAGGCTTATCGCTTCTGACAATCGCCTGCTGGGGTTGCAGTCACAAGGCATCGATCGATTCGACATCCAGTGAGCCGACCAAGCCAACCGCTCCCCTTTTTGAAGAAGCAACCGACACGCTCGGGGTCACTTTCGTCCACGACCCAGCAGATCACGAACAAACCTATTTCATGCCCAAATGCGTAGGTTCCGGAGCGGCCTTCCTCGACTATGACGGGGACGGCTTGTTGGATCTCTATCTCCTGCAAAACAATGGCTCTGAGACAGGCAAGACCAACCGACTATATCGTCAAACCCCAACAGGCTTCCTCGATGTGACGGAAGGATCAGGACTTGGGATCGCTGCTTACGGCATGGGCGTCGCCTGCGGTGACGTGAACAACGACGGCAAAACAGATGTACTGTTGAACAATTATGGCCAAGCTCATTTGCTACTTAACCGGACCGAAGGCACCGAACCCCACTTTGTAGATATCACCGACTCCTGTGGTTTGGAGAATCGCATGTGGGGAACTTCGACATGCTTTTTCGACTACAACCGTGATGGCCTTCTCGACATGCTGCTGGTGAATTACGTCAACTATGATCCATCTCGAAAGTGTCGCGACGGGGGAGGCCGACCCGACTACTGCGGGCCAGACGCGTTTAAGGGCCGCGTCACCCGACTGTTTGAACACCAGGGAATCGACAACGACGGAAATGTGAAATTTGTTGATGTCACCATTCCGTCCGGACTGGGCGAACATGCCGGACCAGGGCTCGGCGTATTCTGTGCGGACTTCAACGCCGACCGTTGGCCTGACATCTTCATCGCAAACGATGGCCAAGCCAACCATCTATGGATCAATCAAAAAGACGGCACATTTCGGGAGGAAGCGGTCACGCGCGGAGTTGGTTACAACAGCATGGGAAAAACCGAGGCAGATATGGGCGTCGCAATTGGCGATGTGGACAACGACGGTCTCTTTGACATCTTCGTGACCCACCTCACCTCGGAAACACACACGCTATGGAGCCAAGGACCTCCTGGAGTCTTTGTTGACAAGACGGCCACATCCGGATTGGCCGCTGCCGCCTGGCGAGGAACTGGCTTTGGGACGGCGATGGCAGACTTAGAGAACGACGGCGATTTAGATTTAATAATTGCCAATGGACGGGTCGATCGAATCAGCGGCTCCGAAATGCCAACCACCGAGGAGCTACCTGATTTTTGGCGCGATTACGCGGAGCGTGATCAGGTGATGATCAACGAGGGCAACGGAGAATTCGTCGATCGCTCAGCTGACACCCCCGCCCTGAGCGGTTTAGGCAGCGTCTCTCGCGGCCTTGCCTGTGCAGACTTCGATAACGATGGTGATATGGATTTACTTGTAACACGCATCGCTGATCGCCCAAGCCTGTTACGCAACGTCGCGAAGCAAGCCGGACATTGGCTCGGTATCCGGGCGATTGACCCTCAACTTAACCGTGACGCATACGGCGCTGAAGTTTACGTAAACGCCGGCGATCAGCGTTGGATGCGATGGATTAATCCAGGTTACAGCTACTTATCCAGCAACGATCCCCGAGCTCATTTCGGACTCGGAGAAAAGGTCACCATTGATTCGATCGAAGTGATCTGGCCGGATGGATCCAAGGAGACGTTTCCCGGCCCCGCAGTTGACCAATATGTGACGGTTCGCCGTGGCGACGGACAAAGCGTTGAGTAG
- a CDS encoding PEP-CTERM sorting domain-containing protein yields MKYLTILAAVCLLMVPSVTSAQRDSPQKISPNPNPEGNLINVQSNNAFNNEEFLNNGVISIERHAWFNNQESGRFVNNGYLGVKSRVFNFGQIEISDTGVLENNEWGQFVSGHKLVNRGWIQNRSLFGVNSGATFDNYGTLDNYYGEYGPGGNQHSIFDNNGTFNNYGGVVNKGGWQNDQDGRLINHQGATFDNWSDGAEDFNGWFLNSKTIENFGAFNNVGVFENYGAIVNHSTFTNDGNLKNADGNTLETATGGTLTNGGIMTNSGTLTFRTGSTFDNTGGRLTNSGGRIESYIDDHYFALVDSKNANFVRGTVNLESGTTFANYANMTITGTLNNAAGMTLENGTGGTLSNDGIMTNNGTLTFRTGSTFDNTGGKLTNASGRIESYIDDYYFALADSSNANFVGGTVNLESGTTFANYANMTATGNLNNAAGMTLENGTGGTLTNNGTLTNDGALVNEGILFNHGTLDNSLEGTLTNNGTIDMFWVGEFTNNGTLNGSGTIIGRYTDHGQTKPGNSAGVMTIDGDYFKVEGSKEIELGGLFDGDGDKALTEHDWLEVTGDAELSGTLDVKLIDGFDLDRGNVFNFLRVGGILSGQYDGLSEGDLVGNFGGQDLFITYGGGDGNDVALFTNAVPEPTTTVLIWTMLAGLGMTVRRRR; encoded by the coding sequence ATGAAATATCTGACCATCCTTGCCGCCGTCTGTCTGTTGATGGTCCCGTCCGTTACCTCGGCGCAACGTGACTCGCCGCAAAAGATCTCACCCAACCCGAATCCAGAGGGTAATTTAATAAATGTTCAGTCAAATAACGCTTTTAATAATGAAGAGTTTTTAAACAACGGTGTGATCTCGATCGAACGCCATGCTTGGTTTAATAACCAAGAATCCGGTAGATTTGTGAACAACGGCTATTTGGGAGTGAAAAGCAGGGTGTTTAACTTCGGCCAAATTGAAATCTCCGATACCGGAGTTCTTGAAAACAATGAATGGGGGCAATTTGTCAGTGGCCATAAATTGGTAAATCGCGGCTGGATCCAAAACAGATCGCTTTTTGGTGTGAATAGTGGGGCCACATTCGACAACTACGGTACGCTGGACAACTACTACGGTGAATATGGACCGGGTGGAAACCAACATTCTATTTTCGATAACAACGGAACGTTCAACAACTATGGTGGGGTTGTTAACAAGGGGGGGTGGCAAAATGATCAGGACGGCAGGCTCATCAACCACCAAGGTGCCACGTTTGACAACTGGAGCGATGGAGCGGAAGACTTTAACGGTTGGTTTTTGAATTCCAAAACGATTGAAAATTTTGGTGCTTTTAACAACGTCGGCGTTTTTGAAAATTACGGTGCAATTGTTAACCATTCCACCTTCACCAACGACGGCAATCTCAAAAACGCGGACGGGAATACGTTAGAAACTGCAACCGGCGGCACGCTGACCAACGGCGGCATAATGACGAATAGCGGTACGTTAACCTTTCGGACTGGCTCTACGTTCGACAACACTGGTGGCAGGCTGACTAATTCCGGTGGTCGGATCGAATCGTATATCGACGATCATTACTTCGCCCTGGTGGATTCCAAGAACGCTAACTTTGTGAGGGGGACGGTCAATCTGGAGTCGGGCACCACGTTTGCCAATTACGCCAACATGACCATCACCGGCACGCTCAACAACGCGGCCGGGATGACGCTAGAAAATGGAACCGGCGGCACGCTGAGCAACGACGGCATAATGACCAATAACGGTACGTTAACCTTTCGGACTGGATCTACGTTCGACAACACTGGTGGCAAGCTGACCAATGCCAGTGGTCGGATCGAATCGTATATCGACGATTATTACTTCGCCCTGGCGGATTCCAGTAACGCTAACTTTGTGGGGGGAACGGTCAATCTCGAGTCGGGCACCACGTTTGCCAATTACGCCAACATGACCGCCACCGGTAATCTCAACAACGCGGCCGGGATGACGCTAGAAAATGGAACCGGCGGCACGCTGACCAACAACGGCACGCTGACCAACGACGGCGCGCTGGTCAACGAGGGCATCCTGTTCAACCACGGCACGCTGGACAACTCTCTCGAAGGCACGCTGACCAACAACGGCACGATCGACATGTTTTGGGTTGGAGAGTTTACCAACAACGGTACATTAAACGGTAGTGGCACCATCATAGGTCGCTACACCGACCACGGCCAAACCAAACCGGGGAACTCGGCTGGCGTGATGACGATTGACGGCGATTATTTCAAGGTTGAAGGGAGCAAAGAGATTGAACTGGGCGGCTTGTTCGATGGAGATGGGGACAAAGCCCTTACCGAACACGACTGGCTGGAGGTGACGGGCGACGCCGAACTGTCCGGTACGTTGGATGTCAAATTGATTGACGGGTTTGACCTTGACCGTGGCAACGTGTTCAACTTCCTTCGCGTCGGCGGAATCCTCTCGGGCCAATACGATGGACTGAGCGAAGGCGATCTGGTCGGCAACTTCGGCGGTCAGGATCTGTTCATCACTTACGGTGGTGGCGACGGGAACGATGTGGCCTTGTTTACCAATGCCGTTCCTGAGCCGACGACAACGGTTCTGATCTGGACGATGCTGGCCGGGCTGGGGATGACTGTCAGGCGACGGCGGTAG
- a CDS encoding tetratricopeptide repeat protein — translation MTKRKKTKRQDGQDERVRHARTAKRPWGRWIMVLLVFTATLLLIGGFSQSWKFIRRHRVNLAAVPTIESEGVDSAVLQAIDQARQQVKVSPRLPATWGELGMILHAHKFHQPASICYEQAAKLAPTDFRWPYYRAKTVAQLDPQQADTHLKTAVALCDDTPPEPRLMRIEILLELSQLDEAERELKTFLDRNDNNPRARMAEARLLFMRGKYKTSLARLQALDQHLTNRGEFRGKRQSLHLLMAEALRRLGQIETAERMREKAMTQSDLRWSDPLLEDVNNRQTGLKADLVDADLLFGKGELQASINLLQSTVKKYPDSPWGKILLARALIRTGAPDSPLARSAKQQRLLEAEEQLTLALAQDPNAVEAKFRLAIIKTYQGDAQAATDLYRQAIQLKPDFTMAHYNLASCLNRQNDPRGAIVALRASVESRPDFADGHYMLGRLLINDKKLPEAVRHLEIAAQLNPKDPNLTKLYLETRQLSEMLND, via the coding sequence ATGACAAAGCGAAAAAAAACAAAGCGACAGGACGGCCAAGACGAACGGGTACGGCACGCTCGCACTGCCAAGCGCCCCTGGGGCCGATGGATAATGGTTCTCCTGGTATTTACGGCCACCTTGCTACTGATTGGCGGCTTTAGCCAAAGCTGGAAATTCATCCGTCGACATCGTGTCAACCTGGCAGCAGTACCGACCATTGAAAGTGAAGGGGTAGATTCCGCAGTTCTCCAAGCCATCGATCAGGCCCGTCAACAGGTCAAGGTCAGTCCACGCCTCCCAGCCACCTGGGGCGAACTCGGCATGATCCTGCACGCGCATAAATTCCATCAGCCCGCCAGCATTTGCTACGAACAAGCAGCCAAACTCGCCCCGACGGATTTTCGCTGGCCCTATTACCGGGCCAAGACGGTTGCACAACTTGACCCCCAGCAGGCTGACACTCATTTAAAAACGGCGGTGGCTTTGTGTGACGACACGCCCCCGGAACCGCGACTCATGCGGATTGAGATACTGCTGGAACTTTCACAACTAGATGAGGCAGAAAGGGAGCTCAAAACTTTCCTTGATCGTAATGACAACAATCCACGGGCGAGGATGGCGGAAGCCCGACTGCTATTTATGCGAGGCAAATACAAAACGAGTTTAGCGCGTTTGCAAGCACTAGATCAGCATCTCACAAACCGTGGGGAGTTTCGCGGCAAAAGACAGTCACTACACTTGCTGATGGCGGAAGCACTACGACGTCTGGGGCAGATCGAAACAGCGGAACGGATGCGAGAAAAAGCAATGACTCAATCGGATCTTCGCTGGTCGGATCCTTTACTGGAGGACGTGAACAACCGCCAGACAGGGCTCAAAGCCGACCTTGTGGATGCGGATTTGCTATTTGGCAAAGGGGAGCTCCAAGCCTCGATTAATTTATTGCAATCAACGGTCAAGAAATATCCAGATTCGCCCTGGGGGAAAATTCTGCTCGCCAGAGCCTTGATCCGAACCGGCGCTCCAGATAGCCCCCTTGCTCGCAGTGCGAAACAACAAAGACTTCTCGAAGCGGAAGAACAACTGACTCTCGCCCTTGCTCAAGACCCCAACGCCGTCGAGGCAAAATTTCGGCTCGCCATCATCAAAACCTATCAAGGAGACGCTCAGGCGGCAACCGATTTATATCGCCAGGCGATTCAACTCAAACCCGATTTCACCATGGCCCATTACAACCTGGCCAGTTGCTTGAATCGCCAGAATGACCCACGGGGCGCGATCGTCGCCCTTCGCGCTTCGGTTGAATCTCGGCCAGATTTTGCAGATGGCCATTACATGTTGGGGCGTTTGTTGATCAACGACAAAAAACTGCCGGAAGCGGTGAGACATCTTGAGATCGCAGCGCAACTCAACCCAAAAGATCCGAATCTTACCAAGCTCTACCTAGAAACACGTCAATTAAGCGAAATGCTTAACGACTAA
- a CDS encoding CRTAC1 family protein, with amino-acid sequence MKPPPPSELTNDPTDVGRSDDAVIGRAFRRSFIIIIGLVVVVGAIVIYLNRDPEVVADTDPTITLPEVRDVQSAPVPPTPFTDITQAAGLTFLHENGATGEKLLPETMGGGCAFLDFDHDGDQDILLVNSQRWPWDSRGENPEATTRLYANDGDGNFQDVTETAGLATRMFGMGVAVGDYDNDGFVDVYLTGVHQNRLFQNQAGTFVDVTESMGVAGDDDRWSTSSGWIDFDNDGDLDLFVCNYVQWTREIDAAQDFQLTGIGRAYGPPTSFAGAQPYLFRNDGDHFTDISASSGVEQINSTTGVPLAKSLGIAPIDLNRDGWIDLVVANDTVRNLIFINRRDGTFDEIAIDAGVAFDAQGKARGAMGIDAAQFRNDDCIGIAIANFANEMTGLYICDNQSLLFTDDAIPTGLGPPTRSDLSFGLCFLDVDLDGRLDLLAASGHLETEINSVQSSQHYQQPTRLFWNAGESGSSEFVAMTSQQLGDQFGTPIVGRGASFADIDQDGDLDVLLTQIGGSPLLLRNDQDLNHNFLRLKLIGRHCNHDAIGARVIVNLDSNRKLIRSVMPTRSYLSQVELPITFGLGKSDQVKSVEIEWPDGQHQTVKGIQINQLHVIEQPN; translated from the coding sequence TTGAAGCCTCCACCCCCTAGTGAACTGACGAACGATCCAACCGACGTCGGCCGTTCAGACGATGCCGTTATTGGACGCGCCTTCCGACGATCCTTCATAATCATTATTGGCTTGGTGGTTGTCGTGGGAGCAATCGTGATCTATTTGAACCGCGATCCAGAGGTCGTCGCGGATACAGATCCGACGATCACGCTGCCGGAGGTACGAGATGTTCAATCTGCGCCAGTTCCTCCAACACCGTTCACCGACATCACCCAAGCCGCCGGCCTGACGTTCCTGCACGAAAACGGTGCTACCGGTGAGAAACTCTTACCGGAGACGATGGGCGGCGGCTGCGCGTTTCTCGATTTTGATCATGATGGCGACCAAGATATCTTGCTGGTCAATTCACAACGTTGGCCCTGGGACTCACGAGGTGAGAACCCAGAAGCGACAACTCGACTCTACGCCAACGACGGTGATGGCAATTTCCAGGACGTCACCGAAACCGCGGGTCTGGCAACACGCATGTTCGGTATGGGTGTCGCCGTGGGCGACTACGACAACGATGGCTTCGTCGACGTTTATTTGACAGGAGTCCACCAAAACCGTTTGTTTCAAAACCAAGCTGGCACCTTTGTGGACGTGACTGAAAGCATGGGCGTTGCTGGCGATGACGACCGCTGGAGCACAAGCAGCGGCTGGATCGATTTCGATAATGATGGCGATCTGGACCTGTTCGTTTGCAACTATGTCCAATGGACACGGGAAATCGACGCAGCACAAGATTTTCAACTCACAGGAATCGGACGAGCGTATGGTCCGCCAACGTCGTTTGCCGGGGCACAACCGTACTTATTCCGGAATGATGGCGATCACTTCACCGATATATCCGCCAGCAGTGGCGTTGAACAGATTAACTCCACAACAGGCGTTCCGTTAGCGAAAAGCCTGGGCATCGCACCAATCGACCTCAACCGCGATGGCTGGATCGATTTAGTGGTCGCCAATGACACAGTCCGCAACCTTATTTTCATTAACCGACGAGACGGAACTTTTGATGAAATTGCGATTGACGCAGGCGTCGCATTTGATGCACAAGGAAAGGCTCGTGGCGCAATGGGAATTGACGCCGCTCAATTTCGAAACGATGACTGCATTGGGATTGCAATCGCGAACTTCGCCAATGAAATGACCGGCCTCTACATCTGCGACAATCAGTCTCTCCTATTCACCGACGATGCGATTCCCACAGGTCTCGGGCCGCCCACCCGATCGGACCTTTCCTTTGGACTTTGCTTCCTAGACGTTGATCTGGATGGCCGTCTGGACCTACTTGCAGCGAGCGGTCATCTTGAAACCGAAATTAACAGCGTGCAGTCCAGTCAACATTATCAACAACCGACACGGTTATTCTGGAATGCAGGCGAGAGCGGATCTTCCGAATTCGTCGCCATGACTTCTCAACAATTGGGGGACCAGTTCGGCACTCCGATCGTCGGCCGCGGCGCTTCCTTCGCAGATATTGATCAAGATGGTGATCTCGACGTCTTGCTGACTCAAATCGGTGGATCCCCTTTGCTTTTGCGAAACGACCAAGATCTAAACCACAACTTTTTGCGGTTAAAGCTGATTGGTCGTCATTGCAACCACGATGCCATTGGAGCCCGCGTGATAGTCAACTTAGACTCAAATCGAAAACTGATCCGATCGGTGATGCCGACTCGCAGCTATCTCTCTCAAGTTGAGCTGCCAATTACTTTTGGATTAGGAAAGTCAGATCAGGTGAAATCCGTCGAAATTGAATGGCCCGACGGTCAACATCAAACCGTCAAGGGGATACAAATTAATCAACTGCACGTGATTGAGCAGCCGAACTAA